In the Streptomyces formicae genome, one interval contains:
- a CDS encoding ABC transporter substrate-binding protein: MLRRTTTALAGSVLALALLATACGGPGQGSSPAAKKTGKVTFWSFVKGSDEVAAAFNRSHPDIEVTFETVPSGQEYYSKLTNAVKAGTAPDVAVVEYPNLPEFAAQGKIEDLSATLGPLVKDRFPAAARQLVDLGGRTWAVPRDAAPLMMMYRKDFFSRHEIDVPTTWDAYRKMTEQVKKADPDARGGVLYTDNPGLLTALAWQAGGRWFGTGKDSWKVDIDDGPSKKTADYWGDLAHKGLVRSLSSLDPFWTSVQKEQTVAYVCASWCAGAQQATVPDQKGKWAVAPVPTWDGKPASGMYGGSSFVIPKGSDNSGAAAEFIKWITTDPKGMKAWVASGTSSLFPADPSLVPVTKAAFGTEYYGGQDVYAIGKASYEAIPQGWTWGPVMGTTNTAIVDELPKAADGTSLPGVLSLAERATVKQMRQRGMKVTAP, from the coding sequence ATGCTGCGCAGAACCACGACCGCCCTGGCCGGTTCCGTCCTGGCCCTGGCCCTGCTCGCCACCGCCTGCGGAGGCCCCGGCCAGGGCTCGTCCCCGGCCGCGAAGAAGACCGGAAAGGTCACCTTCTGGTCCTTCGTCAAGGGGTCCGACGAGGTGGCCGCCGCCTTCAACCGGAGCCACCCGGACATCGAGGTGACCTTCGAGACGGTGCCGTCGGGCCAGGAGTACTACTCCAAGCTCACCAACGCCGTGAAGGCCGGTACCGCTCCCGACGTCGCGGTCGTCGAGTACCCGAACCTGCCGGAGTTCGCGGCCCAGGGAAAGATCGAGGACCTGAGCGCGACGCTCGGCCCGCTCGTGAAGGACCGGTTCCCCGCCGCGGCACGGCAACTCGTCGACCTGGGCGGCAGGACCTGGGCGGTGCCCCGCGACGCGGCCCCGCTGATGATGATGTACCGGAAGGACTTCTTCTCCCGGCACGAGATCGACGTGCCGACCACGTGGGACGCCTACCGCAAGATGACCGAGCAGGTGAAGAAGGCCGACCCCGACGCCCGCGGCGGAGTCCTCTACACCGACAACCCCGGACTGCTGACCGCCCTCGCCTGGCAGGCGGGCGGCCGCTGGTTCGGCACGGGGAAGGACTCCTGGAAGGTCGACATCGACGACGGTCCTTCGAAGAAGACCGCCGACTACTGGGGCGACCTCGCCCACAAGGGCCTGGTCCGCTCCCTGAGTTCGCTCGACCCGTTCTGGACGAGCGTCCAGAAGGAGCAGACCGTCGCCTACGTCTGCGCCAGCTGGTGCGCGGGAGCCCAGCAGGCGACTGTCCCCGACCAGAAGGGCAAGTGGGCCGTCGCGCCCGTGCCCACCTGGGACGGCAAGCCCGCCTCCGGGATGTACGGCGGCTCGTCCTTCGTGATCCCCAAGGGCTCCGACAACAGCGGCGCCGCCGCCGAGTTCATCAAGTGGATCACCACGGACCCCAAGGGCATGAAGGCGTGGGTGGCCTCGGGCACCAGCAGTCTGTTCCCCGCCGACCCGTCGCTCGTGCCGGTCACCAAGGCCGCGTTCGGGACGGAGTACTACGGCGGACAGGACGTCTACGCCATCGGGAAGGCGTCCTACGAGGCGATCCCGCAGGGCTGGACGTGGGGCCCGGTCATGGGGACGACCAACACCGCCATCGTCGACGAGCTCCCCAAGGCGGCCGACGGCACGTCCCTGCCCGGTGTCCTCTCGCTCGCCGAGCGGGCCACCGTCAAGCAGATGAGGCAGCGCGGCATGAAGGTCACCGCGCCGTAG
- a CDS encoding LacI family DNA-binding transcriptional regulator produces MLTEERREAVLRMVERQGTITVKEAAAELGVSAVTVRQDVRDLAGRGLVVRVHGGAMSPGAARSADAAGSAAPRSAARQEQAFGLVVPPGDYYYPEIIRGVQDAARAHGVRVVLAVSGETLADNQEQVRRLVAAGTDGLLLMPRAGLEPAERTDEWLAGLDVPVVLVDRRAGAWSGRLEQVASDHAHGAGLAVRHLAGLGHRRIALVARAESPNTPLIRDGYEAACGALGLAAGPEYGIGPIEGSTSTEWFEEFAGAVEAGDVRAALVHNDLDAVTLVGLLQARGLRVPEDLAIVTYDDEVAELSDVPLTAVAPPKRAVGAWAVDLLRRRIAEPGAPLAELLLRPELRVRASSGVSGGVPGGGSGGHPGGHSGGA; encoded by the coding sequence GTGCTGACTGAAGAGCGGCGTGAGGCGGTCCTGCGCATGGTGGAGCGGCAGGGGACGATCACGGTCAAGGAGGCGGCCGCGGAGCTGGGCGTCTCCGCCGTCACCGTGCGCCAGGACGTGCGCGACCTCGCGGGCCGCGGCCTCGTCGTCCGCGTGCACGGCGGCGCCATGTCGCCGGGCGCGGCCCGGTCGGCCGACGCCGCGGGATCCGCCGCGCCCCGGTCGGCGGCGCGGCAGGAGCAGGCGTTCGGCCTGGTCGTCCCGCCGGGGGACTACTACTACCCCGAGATCATCCGGGGAGTGCAGGACGCGGCGCGCGCCCACGGGGTGCGCGTCGTGCTCGCGGTCTCCGGCGAGACGCTCGCGGACAACCAGGAGCAGGTGCGCAGGCTCGTCGCCGCTGGCACCGACGGCCTGCTGTTGATGCCGCGCGCGGGGCTCGAACCCGCCGAGCGGACCGACGAGTGGCTCGCGGGTCTCGACGTGCCGGTCGTCCTCGTGGACCGGCGGGCGGGCGCCTGGTCCGGGCGGCTCGAACAGGTCGCGTCCGACCACGCCCACGGCGCCGGCCTCGCCGTGCGGCACCTCGCCGGGCTCGGGCACCGGCGGATCGCCCTGGTCGCCAGGGCGGAGAGCCCCAACACGCCTTTGATCAGGGACGGTTACGAGGCGGCGTGCGGGGCCCTCGGTCTCGCGGCAGGCCCGGAGTACGGCATCGGTCCGATCGAGGGGTCCACGTCCACCGAGTGGTTCGAGGAGTTCGCGGGCGCGGTCGAGGCGGGCGACGTCCGGGCCGCCCTGGTCCACAACGACCTCGACGCCGTCACCCTCGTCGGCCTCCTCCAGGCGCGTGGCCTGCGCGTTCCCGAGGACCTGGCGATCGTGACGTACGACGACGAGGTCGCCGAGCTGAGTGACGTGCCGCTGACGGCCGTGGCGCCGCCCAAGCGGGCCGTGGGGGCCTGGGCGGTCGACCTGCTGCGGCGCAGGATCGCCGAACCGGGCGCGCCGCTGGCCGAGTTGCTGCTCCGCCCGGAGCTGCGGGTGCGGGCTTCGAGCGGGGTTTCCGGCGGAGTGCCAGGAGGGGGCTCCGGCGGGCACCCCGGCGGGCACTCCGGCGGGGCGTAA
- a CDS encoding transposase has protein sequence MPRPGPGRPRLRPAHVLGDKGYSSKAIRTWLRRRGIAHTIPERADQIGNRLKQGRGIATRYEKTAESYQAAVTLASLLMWA, from the coding sequence GTGCCCCGCCCCGGGCCGGGACGGCCCCGTCTTCGGCCCGCCCACGTGCTCGGCGACAAGGGCTACAGCTCCAAAGCCATCCGGACCTGGCTCAGGCGCAGGGGCATCGCCCACACCATTCCCGAGCGGGCCGACCAGATCGGCAACCGCCTCAAGCAAGGGCGCGGCATCGCCACCCGCTACGAGAAGACCGCCGAGTCCTACCAGGCAGCCGTCACCCTCGCCTCACTCCTGATGTGGGCGTGA
- a CDS encoding TetR/AcrR family transcriptional regulator, whose product MSRADELAEVLTRIVATRGLEQVSVREVAGAAGVSIGAVQHHFATKDEMLAFAFRHVVERTRTRISGLPVGRSPRRNLSRVLRQLLPLDEERRTECRVYVAFAARAALDPALAAIQRETQAQLLDGITATLREAKAAGLGAGRVPPLDPHADAKLLLAVVDGLTFDAVGEPDRLPPRQLTALLDRALKRLLG is encoded by the coding sequence ATGTCAAGGGCCGACGAGCTCGCCGAGGTGCTGACGCGGATCGTCGCCACTCGGGGCCTGGAACAGGTCAGCGTCCGTGAGGTGGCCGGGGCGGCGGGGGTCTCCATCGGAGCCGTGCAGCACCACTTCGCCACCAAGGACGAGATGCTCGCCTTCGCCTTCCGGCACGTCGTCGAGCGCACCCGGACCCGCATCTCGGGCCTGCCCGTCGGGCGCAGCCCGAGGCGGAACCTGTCCCGCGTGCTGCGCCAGCTCCTCCCGCTGGACGAGGAACGCCGCACCGAGTGCCGGGTCTACGTCGCCTTCGCCGCCCGCGCCGCGCTGGACCCCGCGCTGGCGGCGATCCAGCGGGAGACCCAGGCCCAGTTGCTCGACGGCATCACCGCGACCCTGCGCGAGGCCAAGGCCGCCGGGCTCGGCGCCGGGCGCGTACCGCCGCTCGACCCGCACGCCGACGCGAAGCTGCTGCTCGCCGTGGTCGACGGCCTCACCTTCGACGCGGTCGGCGAGCCGGACCGCCTCCCCCCGCGCCAGCTCACCGCGCTGCTCGACCGCGCGCTGAAGAGGCTGCTGGGCTAA
- a CDS encoding nitroreductase/quinone reductase family protein: MEQPYTRIGPSGVRRRPGLPLLIGTLAVAALLWGQWALPGESRDGVPWPVWGCLALGLNLALTLLSPRAKRALVRALQKYVINPPMRLLLHLGLMPLGLALLETRGRVTGKPRRTPVGNGRQGDDFWIVAEHGERAGYVRNIRRDPLVRLRFRVGLRFHWVEGHAEVRPDDDPWALQRTLSRWHPLRALNAVTVQVMSAEPVVVHVRLAPRHGIRKTGTGSTACRNRAPAREPQETP, encoded by the coding sequence ATGGAGCAACCATACACTCGTATTGGACCTTCGGGAGTCCGTCGGCGGCCCGGACTTCCCCTTCTCATCGGTACGCTGGCCGTCGCCGCGCTGCTCTGGGGGCAGTGGGCGTTACCGGGCGAGTCCCGGGACGGCGTGCCCTGGCCGGTCTGGGGGTGCCTCGCGCTGGGGCTGAACCTGGCGCTGACACTCCTCAGCCCGCGTGCGAAGCGGGCCCTGGTGCGCGCCCTGCAGAAGTATGTGATCAACCCCCCGATGCGGCTGCTGCTGCACCTCGGGCTGATGCCGCTCGGCCTCGCGCTGCTGGAAACGCGCGGACGGGTCACCGGCAAGCCGCGCCGCACCCCCGTCGGCAACGGCAGGCAGGGCGACGACTTCTGGATCGTCGCCGAGCACGGCGAGCGCGCCGGGTACGTGCGCAACATCCGGCGCGATCCCCTCGTCCGCCTCCGGTTCCGCGTCGGGCTGCGCTTCCACTGGGTCGAGGGCCACGCCGAGGTGCGCCCCGACGACGACCCGTGGGCGCTGCAGCGCACCCTCAGCCGCTGGCACCCGCTGCGCGCCCTGAACGCCGTGACGGTCCAGGTCATGAGCGCGGAACCGGTGGTCGTCCACGTCCGCCTCGCCCCGAGGCACGGCATCAGGAAGACCGGCACCGGAAGCACCGCGTGCCGGAACCGGGCCCCGGCGCGAGAACCGCAGGAAACGCCCTGA